In Elephas maximus indicus isolate mEleMax1 chromosome 4, mEleMax1 primary haplotype, whole genome shotgun sequence, a genomic segment contains:
- the ITFG2 gene encoding KICSTOR complex protein ITFG2 isoform X1, producing MRSVSYVQRVALEFSGSLFPHAICLGDVDNDTLNELVVGDTSGKLSMYKNDDSRPWLTCSCQGMLTCVGVGDVCNKGKNLVVAVSAEGWFHLFDLTPAKALDASGHHETLMGEEQRPVFKQHIPANTKVMLINDIDGDGCCELVIGYTDRVVRAFRWEDLGEGTEHLTGQLVSLKKWMLEGQVDSLSVTPGPSGIPELMVSQPGCAYAILLCTWNKDPGSPPASEGATEGSREPPAGRDVVLHQTSGRIHNKNVSTHLIGSIKQGHSPESGASGLFALCTLDGTLKLMEEADKLLWSVQVDHQLFALEKLDVTGNGHEEVVACAWDGQTYIIDHNRTVVRFQVDENIRAFCAGLYACKEGRNSPCLVYVTFNQKIYVYWEVQLERMESTNLLKLLETEPEYRRLLQELGVDPDDLPAARALLHQTLYHPDQPQQCAPSSLQDPT from the exons ATGAGGTCAGTTAGCTATGTGCAACGCGTAGCCCTGGAGTTTAGCGGGAGCCTCTTCCCGCACGCGATCTGCCTAGGAGACGTCGATAACGATACA TTAAATGAACTGGTGGTGGGAGACACCAGCGGGAAGCTGTCCATGTATAAGAACGATGACAGTCGGCCATGGCTCACCTGTTCCTGCCAGGGAATG CTGACTTGTGTTGGGGTTGGAGATGTATGTAATAAAGGAAAG AACCTGGTGGTGGCGGTGAGTGCTGAAGGCTGGTTTCACTTGTTTGACCTGACACCTGCCAAGGCCCTGGATGCTTCTGGGCACCACGAGACACTAATGGGAGAGGAGCAGCGTCCCGTCTTCAAGCAGCACATCCCTGCCAACACCAAGGTCATGCTGATCAACGACATCG ATGGAGATGGGTGTTGTGAGCTGGTAATAGGTTACACAGACCGTGTCGTGCGGGCTTTCCGTTGGGAAGATCTGGGTGAGGGCACTGAACATCTGACGGGGCAGCTGGTATCCCTCAAGAAGTGGATGCTGGAGGGTCAG GTGGACAGTCTCTCAGTGACTCCAGGGCCCTCGGGTATTCCCGAACTGATGGTATCTCAGCCAGGCTGTGCTTATGCAATTCTTCTGTGCACCTGgaacaaggaccctgggtccccCCCTGCCTCTGAGGGAGCCACGGAGGGCAGCAG GGAGCCCCCTGCTGGCCGAGATGTGGTGCTGCACCAGACGTCTGGCCGCATCCACAACAAGAATGTCTCCACTCACCTCATTGGCAGCATCAAACAAG GACATAGCCCTGAGAGTGGTGCCTCTGGCCTCTTTGCCCTCTGCACCCTGGATG GGACGCTGAAGCTTATGGAGGAAGCAGACAAGCTGTTGTGGTCGGTGCAGGTGGATCATCAGCTTTTTGCCCTAGAGAAGTTAGATGTCACG GGCAATGGACATGAGGAGGTAGTTGCATGTGCCTGGGATGGACAGACGTATATTATTGATCACAATCGTACTGTGGTCCGCTTCCAAGTGGATGAAAATATCCGAGCCTTCTGTGCAG GCCTGTATGCCTGCAAAGAGGGTCGCAACAGCCCCTGCCTTGTATACGTCACATTCAACCAGAAGATCTATGTGTACTGGGAGGTGCAGCTGGAGCGGATGGAGTCCACCAATCTGCTGAAACTGCTGGAGACTGAGCCAGAGTACCGGCGCCTGCTGCAGGAGCTGGGTGTGG ATCCTGATGACCTTCCTGCAGCCCGTGCCCTGCTTCACCAAACTCTCTACCATCCTGACCAGCCACAGCAGTGTGCTCCCTCCAGCCTCCAGGATCCCACCTAG
- the ITFG2 gene encoding KICSTOR complex protein ITFG2 isoform X2 — protein sequence MYKNDDSRPWLTCSCQGMLTCVGVGDVCNKGKNLVVAVSAEGWFHLFDLTPAKALDASGHHETLMGEEQRPVFKQHIPANTKVMLINDIDGDGCCELVIGYTDRVVRAFRWEDLGEGTEHLTGQLVSLKKWMLEGQVDSLSVTPGPSGIPELMVSQPGCAYAILLCTWNKDPGSPPASEGATEGSREPPAGRDVVLHQTSGRIHNKNVSTHLIGSIKQGHSPESGASGLFALCTLDGTLKLMEEADKLLWSVQVDHQLFALEKLDVTGNGHEEVVACAWDGQTYIIDHNRTVVRFQVDENIRAFCAGLYACKEGRNSPCLVYVTFNQKIYVYWEVQLERMESTNLLKLLETEPEYRRLLQELGVDPDDLPAARALLHQTLYHPDQPQQCAPSSLQDPT from the exons ATGTATAAGAACGATGACAGTCGGCCATGGCTCACCTGTTCCTGCCAGGGAATG CTGACTTGTGTTGGGGTTGGAGATGTATGTAATAAAGGAAAG AACCTGGTGGTGGCGGTGAGTGCTGAAGGCTGGTTTCACTTGTTTGACCTGACACCTGCCAAGGCCCTGGATGCTTCTGGGCACCACGAGACACTAATGGGAGAGGAGCAGCGTCCCGTCTTCAAGCAGCACATCCCTGCCAACACCAAGGTCATGCTGATCAACGACATCG ATGGAGATGGGTGTTGTGAGCTGGTAATAGGTTACACAGACCGTGTCGTGCGGGCTTTCCGTTGGGAAGATCTGGGTGAGGGCACTGAACATCTGACGGGGCAGCTGGTATCCCTCAAGAAGTGGATGCTGGAGGGTCAG GTGGACAGTCTCTCAGTGACTCCAGGGCCCTCGGGTATTCCCGAACTGATGGTATCTCAGCCAGGCTGTGCTTATGCAATTCTTCTGTGCACCTGgaacaaggaccctgggtccccCCCTGCCTCTGAGGGAGCCACGGAGGGCAGCAG GGAGCCCCCTGCTGGCCGAGATGTGGTGCTGCACCAGACGTCTGGCCGCATCCACAACAAGAATGTCTCCACTCACCTCATTGGCAGCATCAAACAAG GACATAGCCCTGAGAGTGGTGCCTCTGGCCTCTTTGCCCTCTGCACCCTGGATG GGACGCTGAAGCTTATGGAGGAAGCAGACAAGCTGTTGTGGTCGGTGCAGGTGGATCATCAGCTTTTTGCCCTAGAGAAGTTAGATGTCACG GGCAATGGACATGAGGAGGTAGTTGCATGTGCCTGGGATGGACAGACGTATATTATTGATCACAATCGTACTGTGGTCCGCTTCCAAGTGGATGAAAATATCCGAGCCTTCTGTGCAG GCCTGTATGCCTGCAAAGAGGGTCGCAACAGCCCCTGCCTTGTATACGTCACATTCAACCAGAAGATCTATGTGTACTGGGAGGTGCAGCTGGAGCGGATGGAGTCCACCAATCTGCTGAAACTGCTGGAGACTGAGCCAGAGTACCGGCGCCTGCTGCAGGAGCTGGGTGTGG ATCCTGATGACCTTCCTGCAGCCCGTGCCCTGCTTCACCAAACTCTCTACCATCCTGACCAGCCACAGCAGTGTGCTCCCTCCAGCCTCCAGGATCCCACCTAG